In Paenarthrobacter sp. GOM3, a single window of DNA contains:
- the sucB gene encoding 2-oxoglutarate dehydrogenase, E2 component, dihydrolipoamide succinyltransferase: protein MSESVNLPALGESVTEGTVTRWLKQVGDRVEIDEPLLEVSTDKVDTEIPSPISGVIEEILVAEDETAEVGAPLVRIGDGSGSAAEAAPAQEAPAAPAAAEEAPAAPAAEAPAAPAAEAPAASGGEGHEVTLPALGESVTEGTVTRWLKAVGDTVEVDEPLLEVSTDKVDTEIPSPVAGTLQEIRVSEDETAEVGSVLAVIGSGAAPAAAPAAAPAPAAEKPAEAPAAAPAPAAAAPAPAAPAAPAPAAAPAAAPAAPAAAPAADASASESGYVTPLVRKLANQHGVDISSVAGTGVGGRIRKQDVLAAAEAKQAAAAPAAAAPAAAPAAKTAAPVVASSLRGTTEKAPRIRQVIARRMRESLEVSTQLTQVHEVDMTKIAKLRLKAKNSFQAQNGVKLTFLPFIAKAVAEALKQHPKLNAAYDESKQEITYHNAEHLAIAVDTDKGLLVPVISDAGNLNLAGLAGKIADVAGRTRDGKIGPDELSGGTFSITNIGSVGALFDTPIINQPQVGILGTGAIVKRAVVVADENGDDSIAIRSMMYLSLTYDHRLVDGADAGRFLQTLKARLEEGAFEADLGL from the coding sequence ATGTCTGAATCCGTTAACTTGCCCGCCCTCGGTGAGAGTGTCACCGAAGGAACCGTCACCCGCTGGCTCAAGCAGGTTGGTGACCGGGTGGAGATCGACGAGCCGTTGCTCGAGGTTTCAACCGACAAAGTAGACACCGAAATCCCTTCTCCGATCTCAGGCGTCATCGAAGAAATCCTCGTCGCTGAAGACGAGACGGCCGAAGTTGGCGCCCCCTTGGTCCGCATCGGCGACGGCTCAGGCTCTGCTGCCGAAGCTGCACCGGCCCAGGAGGCCCCCGCAGCACCTGCAGCCGCAGAAGAGGCCCCCGCTGCACCCGCCGCAGAGGCTCCCGCTGCACCGGCTGCCGAAGCTCCCGCAGCCTCCGGCGGCGAAGGCCACGAAGTAACACTCCCGGCCCTCGGCGAGAGCGTCACCGAAGGAACCGTGACGCGCTGGCTCAAGGCTGTGGGCGACACCGTTGAGGTGGACGAACCGCTCCTCGAGGTTTCCACCGACAAGGTCGACACCGAGATCCCCTCCCCTGTAGCCGGAACCCTACAGGAAATCCGCGTCAGCGAAGACGAGACCGCTGAAGTTGGCTCCGTCCTGGCCGTCATTGGCTCCGGCGCGGCACCTGCCGCAGCTCCGGCCGCAGCACCTGCGCCCGCCGCCGAAAAGCCTGCCGAAGCCCCCGCCGCTGCGCCTGCACCGGCAGCTGCTGCACCGGCTCCCGCCGCTCCCGCCGCACCGGCACCTGCTGCAGCCCCCGCCGCCGCACCGGCTGCTCCGGCTGCTGCTCCCGCCGCCGACGCATCAGCTTCGGAGTCCGGCTACGTCACTCCCCTGGTCCGCAAGCTGGCCAACCAGCACGGCGTAGACATCTCCTCTGTTGCGGGCACCGGCGTAGGTGGCCGCATCCGCAAGCAGGACGTCCTTGCCGCCGCTGAAGCCAAGCAGGCTGCAGCAGCACCGGCAGCCGCGGCCCCCGCAGCAGCCCCCGCTGCAAAGACGGCCGCGCCAGTCGTGGCCTCGTCCCTGCGTGGCACCACGGAGAAGGCCCCGCGTATCCGCCAGGTCATCGCCCGCCGCATGCGCGAGTCCCTTGAGGTCTCCACCCAGCTCACCCAGGTGCACGAGGTCGACATGACCAAGATCGCCAAGCTCCGCCTCAAGGCCAAGAACTCGTTCCAGGCCCAGAACGGTGTCAAGCTGACCTTCCTGCCGTTCATCGCCAAGGCTGTTGCCGAGGCCTTGAAGCAGCACCCCAAGCTGAACGCTGCCTACGACGAGTCCAAGCAGGAAATCACCTACCACAACGCCGAACACCTGGCGATCGCCGTCGACACTGACAAGGGCCTCCTGGTTCCCGTCATTTCCGACGCCGGCAACCTGAACCTTGCCGGTCTGGCCGGCAAGATCGCCGATGTCGCAGGCCGTACCCGTGACGGCAAGATCGGTCCGGACGAACTGTCCGGCGGTACGTTCAGCATCACCAATATCGGTTCCGTTGGCGCCCTGTTCGACACCCCGATCATCAACCAGCCCCAGGTTGGCATCCTCGGCACCGGCGCAATCGTCAAGCGCGCCGTCGTGGTTGCCGATGAGAACGGCGATGACTCGATTGCCATCCGCTCCATGATGTACCTGTCGCTGACGTACGACCACCGCCTGGTGGACGGCGCGGACGCCGGCCGCTTCCTGCAGACCCTCAAGGCCCGCCTTGAGGAAGGTGCTTTCGAAGCGGACCTGGGCCTCTAG
- the lpdA gene encoding dihydrolipoyl dehydrogenase, with amino-acid sequence MADQATAQEFDILVLGGGSGGYATALRAVQLGFTVGLVEKAKLGGTCLHNGCIPTKALLHSAELADHARDSAKYGVNVTLDSIDMPAVNAYKDGIIAGKYKGLQGLIKSKGITVIEGEGKLQGNNTVVVNGTPYTGKNIVLATGSYSRSLPGLEIGGKVITSDQALTMDYIPKSAIVLGGGVIGVEFASVWKSFGVDVTIIEGLPSLVPNEDASIVKNLERAFKKRGIKFTTGIFFQGVEQNDDGVKVTLVDGQTFEADLLLVAVGRGPVTANLGYEEAGITIDRGFVITNERLHTGVGNIYAVGDIVPGVQLAHRGYQQGIFVAEEIAGLNPAIVEDINIPKVTYCEPEIATVGYTEKAAKVKFGDDQVQTQEYNLAGNGKSSILGTGGIVKLVRQKDGPVVGIHMIGSRIGEQIGEAQLIVNWEAYPEDVAQLVHAHPTQNEALGEAHLALAGKPLHG; translated from the coding sequence GTGGCCGATCAGGCAACTGCGCAAGAATTCGACATCCTGGTACTCGGTGGCGGCAGCGGCGGCTACGCCACTGCCCTGCGGGCCGTACAGCTTGGGTTCACCGTTGGCCTTGTGGAAAAGGCGAAGCTCGGCGGGACCTGCCTGCACAACGGCTGTATTCCCACCAAGGCACTCCTGCACTCGGCCGAACTGGCCGACCACGCACGGGATTCCGCCAAGTACGGCGTCAACGTCACGCTGGACAGCATCGACATGCCAGCCGTGAACGCCTACAAGGACGGCATCATTGCCGGTAAGTACAAGGGCCTCCAGGGACTCATCAAGTCCAAGGGCATCACCGTCATCGAAGGTGAAGGCAAGCTCCAGGGCAACAACACCGTCGTCGTGAACGGCACTCCCTACACGGGCAAGAACATCGTCCTGGCCACGGGTTCCTACTCCCGTTCGCTGCCTGGCCTCGAAATCGGCGGCAAGGTCATCACCTCCGACCAGGCCCTCACCATGGACTACATCCCCAAGAGCGCAATCGTCCTGGGCGGCGGTGTTATTGGCGTCGAATTCGCTTCCGTATGGAAGTCCTTCGGCGTGGACGTCACCATCATCGAAGGCCTCCCCTCCTTGGTTCCCAACGAGGACGCCTCGATCGTGAAGAACCTCGAGCGCGCCTTCAAGAAGCGCGGCATCAAGTTCACCACCGGGATCTTCTTCCAGGGTGTGGAGCAGAACGACGACGGCGTCAAGGTCACCTTGGTTGATGGCCAGACGTTCGAAGCCGATCTCCTGCTCGTAGCAGTCGGCCGCGGACCCGTGACCGCAAACCTGGGCTACGAAGAAGCCGGCATCACCATCGACCGCGGCTTCGTCATCACCAACGAACGCCTCCACACCGGCGTTGGCAACATCTACGCCGTGGGCGACATCGTCCCGGGCGTCCAGCTCGCACACCGCGGCTACCAGCAGGGCATCTTCGTCGCCGAGGAAATCGCCGGCCTCAACCCGGCCATCGTCGAGGACATCAACATCCCCAAGGTCACCTACTGCGAGCCCGAAATCGCGACGGTCGGCTACACCGAAAAGGCCGCCAAGGTGAAGTTCGGCGACGACCAGGTGCAGACCCAGGAATACAACCTTGCCGGTAACGGCAAGAGCTCCATCCTTGGTACCGGTGGCATCGTCAAGCTCGTCCGCCAGAAGGACGGCCCGGTAGTTGGCATCCACATGATCGGTTCCCGCATCGGCGAGCAGATCGGTGAGGCCCAGCTGATCGTGAACTGGGAAGCCTACCCGGAGGATGTGGCCCAGTTGGTCCACGCCCACCCCACCCAGAACGAAGCACTGGGCGAAGCCCACCTCGCCCTCGCGGGCAAGCCGCTCCACGGCTAA
- a CDS encoding leucyl aminopeptidase, with product MVKTTDIILGIIAKDLKKSPSDALVLGVAQGTDGPVLLSNPLSAKAAESVAGSLKLLGITGAADQVHRLPGLPETGSEILVLAGVGKLPDGGSLTEEALRRAAGSAVRQLAGVSSVTLAFPTTSVADVAAVAEGAALGAYSYTEHRSSKDGLKAPVAKALIFSDVDAKDAQPALDRAIVLARAVNATRTLVNQPPSHLYPESFAESAKELAKGLPVKVTVWDEKRLEKEGFGGIMGVGKGSTRQPRLVKVEYAPAKATKKIALVGKGITFDTGGISIKPALGMGDMKSDMAGAAVVLNTVLAIASLGLPIKATAWLCIAENMPSGAAQRPADVLTVYGGKTVEVLNTDAEGRLVMADGIVAASLEKPDAIIDVATLTGAQLIALGLRTAGVMGSDSVTAALKSAADRAGELVWPMPLPEELRPSLDSQVADLANIGERNGGMMTAAVFLREFVGKNGDGQQIPWAHVDIAGPSFNNGSPYGYTPKQGTGCTVRTLVAYAEDLLAVSA from the coding sequence GTGGTCAAGACTACTGACATCATCCTGGGCATCATCGCCAAAGACCTGAAAAAGTCCCCCAGCGACGCCCTTGTTCTTGGCGTTGCGCAGGGAACGGACGGGCCCGTCCTGCTGTCGAACCCGTTGAGCGCAAAGGCGGCCGAATCGGTAGCCGGGTCCCTTAAGCTGCTGGGGATCACGGGCGCGGCGGATCAGGTTCACCGGCTCCCGGGGCTGCCGGAAACGGGCTCGGAGATTCTGGTCCTGGCGGGCGTGGGCAAACTGCCCGACGGCGGCAGCCTCACCGAAGAGGCCCTGCGCCGCGCAGCAGGATCTGCCGTCCGACAGCTTGCAGGCGTCTCATCGGTAACCCTCGCGTTCCCGACGACGAGCGTCGCCGACGTCGCAGCAGTCGCCGAAGGTGCGGCGCTGGGCGCCTACTCCTACACGGAGCACCGCTCCAGCAAGGACGGCCTGAAGGCTCCAGTCGCCAAGGCCCTGATTTTCTCGGATGTAGACGCCAAGGACGCACAGCCCGCATTGGACAGGGCGATCGTGCTGGCACGCGCAGTCAATGCCACCCGGACGCTGGTCAACCAGCCGCCCAGCCACTTGTACCCCGAGTCGTTTGCCGAGTCCGCCAAGGAACTCGCCAAGGGCCTGCCTGTGAAGGTAACGGTCTGGGACGAGAAGCGACTCGAAAAGGAAGGTTTCGGCGGCATCATGGGCGTTGGCAAGGGTTCAACCCGCCAGCCCCGCCTGGTCAAGGTCGAATACGCCCCCGCCAAGGCCACCAAGAAGATCGCCCTCGTCGGCAAGGGCATCACGTTCGATACCGGCGGCATCTCGATCAAGCCGGCGCTGGGGATGGGCGACATGAAGAGCGACATGGCCGGTGCCGCCGTCGTACTTAACACTGTGCTGGCCATCGCCTCCCTCGGCCTTCCCATCAAGGCGACCGCGTGGCTCTGCATTGCGGAGAACATGCCCTCCGGTGCCGCGCAGCGGCCCGCCGACGTGCTGACGGTCTACGGCGGCAAGACGGTCGAAGTCCTTAACACGGACGCCGAAGGCCGCCTCGTCATGGCAGACGGCATCGTCGCTGCCAGCTTGGAGAAGCCGGACGCCATCATTGACGTTGCCACCCTCACGGGCGCCCAACTGATTGCTTTGGGCCTGCGTACAGCCGGGGTCATGGGCTCCGACTCCGTCACTGCTGCCCTTAAGTCAGCCGCGGACAGGGCCGGCGAGCTGGTGTGGCCCATGCCCCTGCCCGAAGAACTGCGGCCGAGCCTCGACTCGCAGGTTGCGGACCTGGCCAACATCGGTGAGCGCAACGGTGGCATGATGACCGCTGCGGTCTTCCTGCGCGAGTTCGTGGGCAAGAACGGCGACGGCCAGCAGATCCCGTGGGCCCACGTGGACATTGCCGGGCCGTCGTTCAACAACGGCAGCCCCTACGGCTACACCCCCAAGCAGGGCACCGGCTGCACCGTGCGGACCCTGGTTGCCTACGCCGAGGACCTCCTGGCGGTATCCGCCTAG
- a CDS encoding proteasome assembly chaperone family protein, which translates to MFERISGSLLDPESLYASNIETFHSPELRGLDMVMGFTGFADAGHVVRQINAELLDGDDVQVVAMFDADQLIDYRSRRPHISFVEDHLEDYQAPKLGLYKLNDGLGQPFLLLAGFEPDLQWERFSRAVVGIVEKLDVNLVTWIHSIPMPVPHTRPVGVTVHGNRPELIDGISSWKPTVDVPAAIGHILELRLTEAERNVAGYVIHVPHYLAEAEYPPAAVAGLEYLGAATSLMLPTDRLREAGREVGRQIAEQIQASEEVQAVVANLETRYDEKSEGVVRRSLLADENDELPNAEDIGAAVEAYLARKDSPQ; encoded by the coding sequence GTGTTTGAACGGATATCCGGCTCCCTCCTGGACCCCGAGTCGCTCTATGCGAGCAACATCGAGACGTTCCATAGCCCCGAACTGCGGGGCCTGGACATGGTCATGGGCTTCACGGGCTTCGCCGATGCCGGTCACGTGGTCCGGCAGATCAACGCAGAGCTATTGGACGGAGACGACGTCCAGGTCGTTGCCATGTTCGACGCCGACCAGCTCATCGACTACCGTTCGCGGCGGCCGCACATCAGCTTCGTCGAAGACCACCTCGAGGACTACCAGGCCCCGAAGCTCGGCTTGTACAAGCTGAACGACGGCCTCGGCCAGCCCTTCCTCCTGCTGGCCGGTTTTGAACCGGACCTCCAGTGGGAGCGATTCTCACGGGCCGTCGTCGGAATCGTTGAGAAGCTGGACGTGAACCTGGTGACGTGGATACATTCCATCCCCATGCCGGTACCGCACACGCGGCCAGTTGGCGTCACGGTGCACGGAAACCGGCCAGAATTGATCGACGGCATCTCCAGCTGGAAGCCCACCGTCGACGTGCCCGCCGCCATTGGCCACATCCTCGAGCTGCGGCTCACTGAAGCGGAGCGAAACGTGGCAGGCTACGTCATCCACGTCCCGCATTACCTCGCCGAAGCCGAGTACCCGCCAGCCGCCGTTGCAGGGTTGGAGTACCTGGGTGCCGCAACATCCTTGATGCTGCCCACCGACCGGCTTCGTGAAGCGGGACGTGAAGTGGGGCGCCAGATCGCCGAACAGATCCAGGCCTCCGAAGAGGTGCAGGCCGTGGTCGCCAACTTGGAGACCCGGTACGACGAGAAATCCGAAGGCGTGGTGCGCCGCTCGCTGCTGGCCGACGAGAATGACGAACTGCCCAACGCCGAGGACATCGGCGCGGCAGTTGAGGCATACCTGGCCCGTAAAGACTCGCCGCAATAA
- a CDS encoding MFS transporter, producing MNAPRAWLIWTIGVFAYLVAVAQRTSFGVAGLEATERFDASAAAISFFTVLQLLVYAGLQIPVGVLVDRFGSRAMVAGGAVLMGLGQLQLAFAENVPGGVLGRVLVGAGDAMTFISVIRLVPLWFAPAKVPLVTQLTGMCGQLGQLFSVVPFALLLHSAGWTPAFLTLAAMSVVAVVLVLALLRDAPPGHPPREEGQGLRATGVSLSRAWKQPGTRLGLWSHFTVQFSGNLFAMTWGYPFLLSAQGLDAGTVSALMALFVGTAIVAGPGFGRFVAKHPMRRSALVLLITLATALAWAAVLALPERAPLWLLVILVVVLAIGGPGSMIGFDFARTFNPSHRIGTATGIVNVGGFIAALVAIYLIGLVLDLLNASGFSGGELYGLASFRIALSVQFVLLGLGTVLILMTRRKVRRQMAAQGIHVPPLVATLAKQRRDRIERRRSQRAGAAGDGPDRA from the coding sequence GTGAATGCTCCCCGCGCCTGGCTCATCTGGACGATCGGCGTCTTCGCCTACTTGGTGGCCGTGGCGCAGCGCACATCCTTTGGCGTGGCAGGCCTGGAGGCGACCGAGCGTTTTGATGCCAGTGCCGCTGCGATCTCCTTCTTCACGGTGCTGCAGTTGCTGGTTTATGCCGGCCTGCAGATTCCCGTGGGTGTCTTGGTGGACCGATTTGGCTCCCGGGCCATGGTGGCCGGTGGTGCCGTGCTCATGGGCCTGGGGCAGTTGCAGTTGGCTTTCGCTGAGAATGTTCCCGGCGGGGTCCTGGGCCGCGTGCTGGTAGGGGCAGGCGACGCCATGACCTTCATCTCCGTGATCCGGCTGGTCCCCTTGTGGTTCGCCCCGGCGAAGGTGCCTCTGGTAACGCAGCTCACTGGAATGTGCGGCCAGCTCGGACAACTCTTCAGCGTCGTCCCGTTTGCGCTGCTCCTGCATTCCGCCGGCTGGACCCCGGCGTTCCTGACGCTGGCCGCAATGTCGGTAGTGGCCGTCGTGCTCGTACTCGCCTTATTGCGGGACGCGCCTCCCGGGCACCCACCGCGGGAGGAAGGGCAGGGGCTCAGGGCCACTGGAGTCTCACTGTCGCGCGCCTGGAAGCAGCCGGGCACGCGCCTTGGGCTTTGGAGCCACTTCACCGTGCAATTCAGCGGAAACCTCTTTGCGATGACCTGGGGCTACCCCTTCCTGCTCTCCGCCCAGGGCCTGGACGCGGGGACGGTTTCGGCATTGATGGCCCTCTTCGTTGGCACGGCCATTGTGGCCGGTCCAGGCTTTGGGCGCTTCGTGGCGAAGCATCCCATGCGACGATCTGCGCTGGTCCTGCTGATTACCCTCGCCACAGCCCTCGCGTGGGCGGCGGTCCTGGCTCTTCCTGAACGGGCGCCCCTATGGCTCCTGGTGATCCTTGTGGTTGTACTGGCCATTGGTGGCCCTGGATCGATGATTGGATTCGACTTCGCCCGTACCTTCAACCCCTCCCACCGGATTGGCACTGCAACAGGCATCGTCAATGTCGGGGGCTTCATCGCGGCGCTCGTCGCGATCTACCTCATTGGCCTGGTCCTGGACCTCCTCAATGCCAGTGGCTTCTCGGGTGGCGAGCTGTATGGCTTGGCCTCCTTCCGCATAGCCCTCAGCGTCCAGTTTGTGCTCCTTGGACTTGGAACGGTCCTCATCCTGATGACACGGCGCAAGGTCCGGCGACAGATGGCAGCCCAGGGAATCCACGTGCCTCCGTTGGTGGCTACGCTCGCCAAGCAGCGCCGGGACCGGATTGAGCGACGGCGGAGCCAGCGCGCCGGAGCGGCGGGCGACGGGCCGGACCGGGCCTGA
- a CDS encoding DUF4192 domain-containing protein — MTTNKTLSIRRPEDILGYIPHMLGYCPEDSLVAITMQGKILGATLRVDLPIRPSPHLLAGFAERVRSYLISDEEADGVVLALYSDAGWADGAVVRTMVPLLEELRQCLDEVDLTVRDAWLVGKEYWRSAYCTDLGCCPAPGHSVDRIRDSSLSAELVYQGSIIGPPPGAGRGAGPGASSLARHGSLDEGVLEAEARYGDRLLSLWRNEQCLDAVLAVWQHVISTRGGSDPLQPAQDAGLVGFLRMTLKVPAWRDAVIVMAAAGIESAKSGAAAYGFFDGDAGFGDGGFDGDAGEGPVFDPCEVGVPAVAATPAAVPSVGSWSAVDVYTYGDVLLGIRPEVPLWPQLNALQQILATLCVEGESGAVAAAALTIQGWISWCKGSGSIAHASLELAEAACPGYRLAELLSEVLAHGAICEWARRPGSAWRGQHGLSV; from the coding sequence ATGACAACAAACAAGACCCTGAGCATTCGCCGGCCCGAAGACATTCTCGGCTACATTCCGCACATGTTGGGCTACTGCCCTGAAGACAGCCTCGTCGCCATCACCATGCAAGGGAAGATCCTCGGGGCCACGTTGCGCGTCGATTTGCCCATCCGGCCTTCGCCGCATCTGCTAGCCGGTTTTGCCGAGCGGGTCCGCAGCTACTTGATCTCAGATGAGGAAGCAGACGGCGTTGTCCTGGCCCTCTACTCCGATGCTGGGTGGGCGGACGGTGCCGTGGTCCGCACGATGGTTCCGTTGCTTGAGGAACTGCGGCAATGCCTTGACGAAGTGGATCTAACCGTTCGCGATGCGTGGTTGGTGGGAAAGGAGTACTGGCGCAGCGCCTACTGCACTGATCTTGGCTGTTGCCCGGCGCCGGGCCACTCTGTCGATCGCATTAGGGACAGCAGTCTGAGCGCAGAACTGGTGTACCAGGGGAGTATTATCGGTCCGCCGCCGGGAGCCGGGCGAGGAGCCGGGCCAGGAGCATCATCCCTGGCCCGGCACGGCAGCCTTGATGAAGGAGTCCTTGAAGCGGAGGCACGCTACGGTGATCGGCTGCTCAGCCTGTGGCGCAACGAGCAGTGCTTGGATGCCGTCCTGGCCGTTTGGCAGCACGTCATCAGCACCCGAGGGGGAAGCGATCCGTTACAGCCGGCCCAGGATGCCGGGCTCGTCGGGTTCCTGCGGATGACGCTGAAGGTCCCCGCCTGGCGGGACGCTGTCATCGTCATGGCAGCCGCCGGAATCGAGTCCGCAAAGTCCGGGGCCGCTGCATATGGGTTCTTCGATGGCGATGCCGGGTTCGGAGATGGCGGGTTCGATGGTGATGCAGGGGAGGGCCCGGTTTTCGATCCCTGCGAAGTCGGCGTGCCGGCCGTTGCGGCCACCCCGGCTGCAGTGCCGTCGGTCGGCTCATGGAGCGCGGTGGACGTCTATACCTATGGCGACGTACTTCTGGGAATCCGGCCTGAGGTGCCCCTTTGGCCCCAACTCAATGCCTTGCAGCAGATTCTGGCCACTCTGTGCGTCGAAGGGGAATCAGGTGCTGTGGCTGCGGCGGCCCTGACCATCCAAGGGTGGATCTCCTGGTGCAAAGGCAGTGGCTCAATAGCCCACGCCAGCCTGGAGCTCGCAGAGGCGGCCTGTCCCGGTTACCGGTTGGCGGAACTGCTCAGTGAGGTTCTTGCGCACGGCGCCATTTGCGAGTGGGCACGACGTCCCGGCTCCGCCTGGCGGGGGCAGCATGGCCTTTCCGTGTAG
- a CDS encoding RNA polymerase sigma factor, protein MTPSSVEKEPAALAELSAEEKKAATSAKRAATRAANKASEGGSDKPAPKKRGPKPGAKAAAEAANQSSGSDAEDANAEDEDFDPAAAEEVEVGDDDAEDGAAAPKEKAAPSGSGFVYSDADDDDAPVQQVMSAGATADPVKDYLKQIGKVALLNAEQEVDLALRIEAGLFAEEKINADDGSMDPKLKRELEFVIHDGKRAKNHLLEANLRLVVSLAKRYTGRGMLFLDLIQEGNLGLIRAVEKFDYTKGFKFSTYATWWIRQAITRAMADQARTIRIPVHMVEVINKLARVQRQMLQDLGREPTPEELALELDMTPEKVVEVQKYGREPISLHTPLGEDGDSEFGDLIEDSEAVVPADAVSFTLLQEQLHSVLDTLSEREAGVVAMRFGLTDGQPKTLDEIGKVYGVTRERIRQIESKTMSKLRHPSRSQVLRDYLD, encoded by the coding sequence GTGACCCCGTCTTCCGTCGAGAAGGAACCCGCCGCCCTGGCCGAACTGTCCGCTGAGGAAAAGAAGGCGGCCACATCGGCAAAGCGCGCTGCTACACGTGCTGCCAACAAAGCCTCAGAGGGTGGCTCTGACAAGCCTGCACCCAAGAAGCGCGGACCCAAGCCCGGCGCGAAGGCCGCCGCTGAAGCCGCGAACCAGTCCTCAGGCTCAGACGCCGAGGACGCCAACGCCGAAGACGAAGACTTCGATCCCGCTGCGGCGGAAGAGGTCGAAGTCGGAGACGACGACGCAGAGGACGGTGCTGCCGCCCCCAAGGAAAAGGCTGCTCCATCCGGTTCCGGGTTCGTCTACTCGGACGCCGATGATGACGACGCTCCTGTCCAGCAGGTGATGTCGGCCGGTGCCACCGCCGACCCCGTCAAGGACTACCTGAAGCAGATCGGTAAGGTCGCGCTGCTGAATGCCGAGCAGGAAGTCGATCTCGCCCTCCGCATTGAAGCCGGACTCTTCGCCGAAGAAAAGATCAACGCTGACGACGGATCCATGGACCCGAAACTCAAGCGTGAACTCGAGTTCGTGATCCACGACGGCAAGCGCGCCAAGAACCACCTCCTTGAAGCCAACCTGCGACTCGTCGTTTCGCTGGCAAAGCGCTACACCGGCCGTGGCATGCTCTTCCTGGACCTGATCCAGGAAGGCAACCTGGGCCTCATCCGTGCCGTCGAGAAGTTCGACTACACCAAGGGCTTCAAGTTCTCGACGTACGCCACCTGGTGGATCCGCCAGGCCATCACCCGCGCGATGGCCGACCAGGCCCGCACCATCCGTATTCCGGTGCACATGGTTGAAGTCATCAACAAGCTGGCCCGTGTCCAGCGGCAGATGTTGCAGGACCTCGGCCGCGAACCAACGCCGGAAGAACTGGCCCTGGAGCTGGACATGACGCCCGAGAAGGTCGTCGAAGTCCAGAAGTACGGCCGTGAGCCCATCTCGCTGCACACCCCGCTGGGCGAGGATGGCGACTCGGAGTTCGGTGACCTGATCGAGGACTCGGAAGCTGTTGTTCCGGCCGACGCGGTCAGCTTCACCCTCCTGCAGGAGCAACTGCATTCCGTCCTGGACACCCTGTCCGAGCGTGAAGCCGGTGTCGTCGCCATGCGCTTCGGCCTGACCGACGGCCAGCCGAAGACTTTAGACGAAATCGGCAAGGTCTACGGAGTGACGCGCGAGCGTATCCGCCAGATCGAATCAAAGACGATGTCCAAGCTGCGGCACCCGTCCCGCTCACAGGTCCTCCGGGACTACCTGGACTAA
- a CDS encoding DUF7455 domain-containing protein, which translates to MTTAVADRTLNAADRCDRCGAQAYVRVVLESSGGELLFCGHHARAVEATLRPMTSDWHDETERLNEKAPVPVD; encoded by the coding sequence ATGACAACAGCAGTTGCAGACCGCACGCTGAACGCAGCTGACCGGTGCGATCGTTGCGGAGCCCAGGCGTATGTCCGCGTTGTACTCGAGTCCTCCGGTGGTGAGCTTCTTTTCTGCGGCCACCACGCACGTGCAGTGGAAGCTACGCTTCGGCCCATGACTTCTGACTGGCACGATGAGACCGAGCGCCTCAACGAGAAGGCACCCGTCCCCGTCGACTAG